The following proteins come from a genomic window of Anopheles ziemanni chromosome 3, idAnoZiCoDA_A2_x.2, whole genome shotgun sequence:
- the LOC131288676 gene encoding rab11 family-interacting protein 4B isoform X1, which produces MNWHRLSDKLSPLKMMTTTKKVDYLSTTPTSATTPSSTSQPDSLDLDYDMWQGQFEFVGPSIPINSAASVGCSSLDKQSRTSSSSLEDLRLNGYIPPDQPVLIDEETFLSLHPNDFPSSGPQSGFFLDDYGSPNQHGNGGGGGLTETQQQLNNTNSVAALGGGGVGGGTVGSNILNIKMLNNKTNNLISSVTIEEKNAKNNLINNNLKLINDNPELGSKYILKSSNSSSKMNDLIKTDLCDNLNEQLEILQRQVTNLENTQSNVDDRTSRTKTEYAVLQARYHMLEEQLRETELRAEERLAEEQKRHRELLARVEREAKLQNENCQIRIRTMEGEVTGLREEIQRLRLQSDKQAADLHATEEKLEKVRDALMTSQHDLADAKAEEKKHRAEKLAAEELMVELGKECERLRSERGPALPTTSPESLRLEELHQEMDELRQKNKSLEEANEELQAMMLTRSIEEGRNLVNGTSNSLAQELEAMSQNQDTVDSTTLASLTQLQVAFQEKEDENRRLKHYIDTMLLNVVENYPQLLEVKAA; this is translated from the exons ATGAATTGGCACCGACTTAGTGACAAACTTTCACCGCTCAAAATGATGACCACCACGAAGAAAGTCGACTACCTGTCGACGACGCCGACGTCGGCCACGACGCCCTCGTCCACCAGCCAGCCGGACAGCCTCGATCTGGACTACGACATGTGGCAGGGTCAGTTCGAGTTCGTCGGTCCCAGCATCCCGATCAACAGCGCGGCCAGCGTCGGCTGCTCCTCGCTCGACAAGCAGTCGCGCACGTCCTCATCTAGTCTGGAAGATCTACGCTTAAACGGGTACATCCCGCCCGACCAGCCGGTGCTGATCGACGAGGAAACGTTCCTGAGCCTGCACCCGAACGACTTCCCGTCGTCCGGACCGCAGTCGGGCTTCTTCCTCGACGACTACGGCAGCCCAAACCAGCATGGaaacggcggcggcggcgggctGACGGAAACGCAACAGcaactcaacaacaccaacagtGTGGCCGCGctcggtggcggcggcgtcgGTGGCGGCACCGTCGGCAGTAACATACTCAACATCAAAATGCTcaacaacaaaacgaacaaCCTCATCAGCTCGGTCACGATCGAGGAGAAGAATGCCAAAAACAACCTGATCAACAACAACCTGAAGCTGATCAACGACAATCCGGAGCTCGGCAGCAAGTACATCCTCAAGTCGAGCAACAGTAGCAGTAAAATGAACGACCTTATCAAGACAGACCTATGTGATAATTTAAACGAACAA CTCGAGATCCTACAGCGTCAAGTCACCAATCTGGAGAATACCCAGAGCAATGTCGACGATCGAACGAGTAGAACCAAAACGGAATATGCCGTTCTTCAGGCGCGCTATCACATGCTGGAGGAACAGCTAAGAGAG ACTGAACTGCGCGCGGAAGAACGGCTGGCCGAGGAGCAGAAGCGCCATCGGGAGCTATTGGCTCGCGTCGAGCGGGAAGCGAAGCTACAGAATGAGAACTGCCAGATCCGGATACGAACGATGGAGGGGGAGGTTACCGGTCTGCGCGAGGAGATCCAAAGGTTGCGCCTGCAGAGCGACAAGCAGGCGGCCGATCTGCACGCTACCGAGGAGAAGCTCGAGAAGGTTCGCGACGCCCTGATGACCTCCCAGCACGATCTGGCCGACGCGAAAGCTGAGGAAAAGAA ACACCGGGCAGAAAAGCTGGCCGCGGAAGAGCTGATGGTGGAGCTTGGCAAAGAGTGTGAACGGCTACGCTCGGAACGGGGGCCAGCCTTGCCCACGACCTCACCGGAGTCACTGCGGCTCGAGGAGCTGCACCAGGAGATGGACGAGCTGCGCCAAAAGAATAAAAGTCTGGAGGAAGCGAACGAAGAGCTGCAGGCCATGATGCTGACCCGCAGCATAGAGGAAGGGCGCAATCTAGTGAACGGCACGTCTAACAGTTTGGCCCAGGAGCTGGAAGCCATGAGCCAGAATCAG GATACCGTTGATTCGACCACTTTAGCGTCATTAACACAG cTCCAGGTAGCGTTCCAGGAGAAGGAAGATGAAAACCGACGCCTGAAGCACTATATCGACACAATGCTGCTGAATGTGGTGGAAAACTATCCGCAGCTGCTGGAGGTTAAGGCTGCCTGA
- the LOC131288676 gene encoding rab11 family-interacting protein 4B isoform X9 produces the protein MNDLIKTDLCDNLNEQLEILQRQVTNLENTQSNVDDRTSRTKTEYAVLQARYHMLEEQLRETELRAEERLAEEQKRHRELLARVEREAKLQNENCQIRIRTMEGEVTGLREEIQRLRLQSDKQAADLHATEEKLEKVRDALMTSQHDLADAKAEEKKHRAEKLAAEELMVELGKECERLRSERGPALPTTSPESLRLEELHQEMDELRQKNKSLEEANEELQAMMLTRSIEEGRNLVNGTSNSLAQELEAMSQNQLQVAFQEKEDENRRLKHYIDTMLLNVVENYPQLLEVKAA, from the exons ATGAACGACCTTATCAAGACAGACCTATGTGATAATTTAAACGAACAA CTCGAGATCCTACAGCGTCAAGTCACCAATCTGGAGAATACCCAGAGCAATGTCGACGATCGAACGAGTAGAACCAAAACGGAATATGCCGTTCTTCAGGCGCGCTATCACATGCTGGAGGAACAGCTAAGAGAG ACTGAACTGCGCGCGGAAGAACGGCTGGCCGAGGAGCAGAAGCGCCATCGGGAGCTATTGGCTCGCGTCGAGCGGGAAGCGAAGCTACAGAATGAGAACTGCCAGATCCGGATACGAACGATGGAGGGGGAGGTTACCGGTCTGCGCGAGGAGATCCAAAGGTTGCGCCTGCAGAGCGACAAGCAGGCGGCCGATCTGCACGCTACCGAGGAGAAGCTCGAGAAGGTTCGCGACGCCCTGATGACCTCCCAGCACGATCTGGCCGACGCGAAAGCTGAGGAAAAGAA ACACCGGGCAGAAAAGCTGGCCGCGGAAGAGCTGATGGTGGAGCTTGGCAAAGAGTGTGAACGGCTACGCTCGGAACGGGGGCCAGCCTTGCCCACGACCTCACCGGAGTCACTGCGGCTCGAGGAGCTGCACCAGGAGATGGACGAGCTGCGCCAAAAGAATAAAAGTCTGGAGGAAGCGAACGAAGAGCTGCAGGCCATGATGCTGACCCGCAGCATAGAGGAAGGGCGCAATCTAGTGAACGGCACGTCTAACAGTTTGGCCCAGGAGCTGGAAGCCATGAGCCAGAATCAG cTCCAGGTAGCGTTCCAGGAGAAGGAAGATGAAAACCGACGCCTGAAGCACTATATCGACACAATGCTGCTGAATGTGGTGGAAAACTATCCGCAGCTGCTGGAGGTTAAGGCTGCCTGA
- the LOC131285148 gene encoding trypsin-1-like, whose product MRVSLSVVLFTTLLLGHFAHSQHVGREERMASGTDVGPGEAPYQASVRLIEADRHLGSGAILNVRFVISQASFIYKLMRQMPNRTLYSLARIRVGQSELKSQANDQFRLIQSCIFHPEFDFELAQNDVALLKTDSPIELNPLVQPIALYRGPIADGSVVQYTDWGADMVTATQDDFKERLQKMDAQAISNERCKELLSAWDLQDFVYDSRVCIYTDGVGSVCTGNVGGPLVIVADGTPQLVGVMTYVYRACNSTVPAGFERMWNHNGWITTSSKINYKYTDLEQTCRVVRNVASQLQTKKKALRLKRAAKGIN is encoded by the exons ATGAGAGTCAGTTTAAGTGTTGTCCTGTTTACAACGCTCCTGTTGGGCCATTTCG CCCATTCTCAACATGTCGGTCGTGAGGAACGGATGGCATCGGGAACGGACGTCGGACCGGGAGAGGCACCATATCAAGCTTCCGTTCGATTAATCGAAGCGGATCGTCATCTTGGAAGTGGTGCCATCCTGAACGTACGTTTCGTGATCTCGCAGGCATCGTTCATCTATAAGCTGATGCGTCAGATGCCAAATCGAACGCTCTACAGCTTGGCCCGCATACGTGTCGGTCAGTCGGAACTGAAGTCTCAGGCCAACGATCAGTTCCGACTAATCCAATCGTGCATCTTCCATCCCGAGTTTGATTTCGAGCTGGCCCAAAACGACGTGGCTCTGTTGAAAACGGACTCGCCAATCGAATTAAACCCGCTCGTCCAACCAATTGCGCTCTACCGGGGTCCCATTGCGGACGGTAGTGTCGTTCAGTACACGGACTGGGGAGCGGACATG GTTACAGCGACACAGGACGATTTTAAAGAAAGACTTCAAAAAATGGACGCCCAAGCCATCTCGAATGAACGGTGTAAGGAACTGCTGAGTGCCTGGGACTTGCAGGACTTTGTGTACGATTCGAGAGTTTGCATCTACACCGACGGAGTTGGAAGTGTTTGCACG GGCAACGTCGGAGGACCGTTGGTGATAGTTGCAGATGGAACGCCGCAGCTCGTCGGAGTGATGACGTACGTGTACCGGGCATGTAATTCCACCGTGCCGGCTGGCTTCGAGCGTATGTGGAATCACAACGGATGGATTACCACGTCGTCAAAGATCAATTATAAGTACACCGACTTGGAACAAACGTGCCGGGTCGTGCGCAACGTAGCCTCCCAGCTGCAGACCAAAAAGAAAGCACTGCGGCTTAAGCGAGCAGCAAAAGGAATCAATTAA
- the LOC131285149 gene encoding fas-binding factor 1 homolog: MNFDLDDPLEGLLSDGSNDSLFGNETAKKAAKPSKPSKMEDLFGIKSNEATKGSTFAKSAEPGTSSIDKIQPVSLDYTKPTASSVQQPSSLSSVPSKKADTPIRKQEPTAAAMKPSTPQKKEISFDDGDLLSDLGFDPKKPKSKSSILDDILGGSLVASTKEIPAKSVLAKPRHSLTTTMAEPAAVGKTISRQSTETSDNQPTESGGVMGAYAPSGSGASGAALPRRSGRRQSSVSTLNDPLGLFASTSEDKSTRRESKQLGKKSGADWLGLNDDGASLEADPVPVLTVPAAKQPEKSAPNVSPATVAKVHEVIPDHPAQVIPKQPEAVKPQPVIPPIVTDPIVTVAQPFSTSLQLVEAETQNALAAMLQQEFQLSVAGQLKNQEHALLDMQQKQQAILRRQEAQFNELLQKQMQRHSALEDMLTKQQQRINANIQLIMSQPVTMATTSYPPEHHPPHAPEKDPGESPEEDPGAKVELQTDVKRLEMEKLRLEDLLANLAANHEQELSLLESSYKKQASFLEDSMKIMEVRLRNDTKQLEEFYKAKVDALEQEKLKLVQMHAGKVREIEDSHQKVIEKMKQTYEENLEQLRQDHREMIGSIRESKMLEFSAVQENQSYLQALRSASSYLENASGDIQQLRDTLQDQIEFAQKEKERQLEAREKQVADQQRLIERTREAAAEENVRMLNLIEMLESKVTEMTKASSEERWEFQQKFVKLEAERQGFEKEKQFLRERQQREEDRIAELKQMQLEEHARLMDKVNQERQTLLEERAKLETMAQLQSKSLPVAGGGGSRVEVEAALKVAEEAARQADVEKERYLQLQRQFEAKRRELMTRESKLRESTDEMESAIERARLRERNAENVYRSLRRAEQNVQLKVELVQRQFREVSEREDRLAKDKIELSKERLELQATRRKLQQTRCSLCKIGEKSQEIGELLTTNTDSVADDLKLEANFAEMQNRLDTTGGLKLDHFFDSDVDQQMKLFLERNRVEQNLGLADLNEMGPSEQRHRRELDEDLAMLKFDTLFPQSQRQYDDAERRDE; this comes from the exons ATGAACTTCGATCTCGACGACCCCTTGGAAGGATTACTGAGCGATGGCAGTAACGATAGTTTGTTTGGAAATGAAACCGCCAAGAAGGCGGCTAAGCCAAGCAAGCCCAGCAAAATGGAAGATTTGTTCGGTATCAAAAGCAACGAGGCTACAAAAGGATCTACCTTTGCCAAAAGTGCCGAGCCAGGCACTAGTTCTATCGATAAAATTCAACCAGTTTCGTTGGACTACACGAAACCTACAGCTTCATCGGTACAACAACCATCGAGTCTGTCGAGTGTGCCCAGTAAAAAGGCTGATACCCCGATCAGAAAGCAGGAACCGACAGCTGCAGCCATGAAACCCAGCACACCGCAGAAGAAAGAAATCTCCTTCGATGATGGCGACCTCCTGTCGGACTTGGGTTTCGATCCAAAGAAACCGAAATCTAAATCCAGCATCCTGGATGATATTCTCGGCGGTTCGTTGGTGGCATCGACGAAAGAAATTCCGGCTAAAAGTGTGCTTGCCAAACCCCGCCACAGTCTCACCACTACCATGGCGGAGCCGGCCGCGGTGGGGAAAACCATTTCCCGTCAGTCTACCGAAACTTCCGATAACCAACCAACGGAGTCCGGCGGGGTAATGGGTGCTTACGCACCATCCGGTTCCGGTGCCTCGGGTGCCGCACTTCCACGGCGCAGTGGGCGAAGACAGTCTTCCGTCTCGACACTTAACGATCCTTTGGGACTGTTTGCGTCGACGAGCGAAGATAAATCGACACGCCGCGAATCAAAACAGCTCGGGAAGAAAAGCGGTGCCGACTGGTTGGGTTTGAATGACGATGGTGCTTCCCTCGAAGCGGATCCGGTTCCGGTGCTTACCGTCCCGGCAGCAAAGCAGCCAGAAAAATCAGCACCTAACGTATCGCCTGCCACTGTTGCGAAAGTGCATGAAGTGATACCCGATCACCCAGCACAAGTAATTCCTAAGCAGCCTGAGGCTGTTAAGCCTCAACCTGTCATCCCTCCGATCGTGACGGATCCGATCGTTACCGTTGCCCAACCATTCAGCACCTCGTTACAATTGGTCGAGGCGGAAACGCAGAATGCGCTGGCTGCCATGTTGCAGCAGGAATTCCAGCTTTCCGTTGCGGGTCAGTTGAAAAACCAAGAGCACGCATTGCTTGATATGCAGCAGAAACAGCAGGCCATTCTCCGCCGGCAGGAGGCACAATTCAACGAGCTGCTCCAGAAACAAATGCAACGTCACAGTGCACTCGAGGACATGCTtacgaagcagcagcagcgaatcAACGCCAACATTCAGCTCATCATGAGCCAACCTGTGACGATGGCGACAACGTCTTACCCCCCGGAACACCACCCACCGCACGCCCCAGAAAAGGATCCGGGAGAATCGCCCGAAGAAGATCCCGGCGCGAAAGTGGAGCTGCAAACGGATGTGAAGCgcttggaaatggaaaagcttCGACTGGAAGACCTGCTCGCCAACCTGGCCGCGAACCACGAGCAAGAGCTGTCCCTGCTCGAGTCGAGCTACAAAAAGCAGGCCAGCTTTCTCGAGGACAGCATGAAGATAATGGAGGTGAGGTTGCGGAACGACACCAAGCAGTTGGAGGAATTCTACAAGGCCAAAGTCGACGCTCTCGAGCAGGAGAAACTAAAGCTCGTTCAAATGCACGCAGGAAAGGTACGCGAGATAGAGGACAGTCATCAAAAAGTGatcgaaaaaatgaaacaaacctaCGAAGAAAACCTCGAACAGCTGCGGCAGGATCACCGGGAGATGATTGGCAGCATACGTGAGTCGAAGATGCTGGAATTTTCCGCCGTGCAGGAAAACCAATCGTACCTCCAGGCGCTGAGAAGTGCCTCCAGCTATCTGGAGAATGCGTCCGGAGACATTCAGCAGCTTCGGGACACGCTGCAGGATCAGATTGAATTCGCCCAGAAGGAGAAGGAGCGGCAGCTGGAGGCACGCGAAAAGCAGGTCGCCGACCAGCAGAGACTCATCGAGCGGACGCGTGAAGCGGCGGCCGAGGAGAACGTCCGCATGCTGAACCTGATCGAAATGCTCGAAAGTAAAGTGACCGAGATGACCAAA GCATCCTCTGAGGAGCGATGGGAGTTTCAACAGAAGTTTGTAAAACTTGAAGCCGAGCGCCAGGGTTTTGAAAAGGAGAAACAGTTCCTGCGCGAGCGTCAGCAGCGAGAGGAAGACCGGATTGCGGAGTTGAAACAGATGCAGCTCGAAGAACACGCTCGTCTGATGGACAAAGTGAACCAAGAGCGCCAGACGCTGCTGGAAGAGCGGGCGAAGCTGGAAACGATGGCTCAGCTGCAGTCGAAATCACTTCCGGTGGCCGGCGGGGGAGGGTCTCgggtggaagtggaagcggcCCTCAAAGTCGCGGAGGAAGCCGCCCGGCAGGCCGACGTGGAGAAGGAACGCTATCTACAGCTTCAGCGTCAGTTCGAGGCAAAACGGCGCGAGTTAATGACGCGCGAAAGCAAACTGAGGGAAAGCACGGACGAAATGGAGTCCGCAATCGAACGGGCGCGGCTGAGGGAACGGAACGCCGAAAACGTGTACCGGAGCCTGCGCCGAGCGGAACAGAATGTGCAGCTGAAGGTGGAGCTGGTGCAGCGTCAATTTCGCGAGGTTTCGGAACGGGAGGACCGGTTGGCGAAGGACAAGATCGAACTGAGCAAGGAACGGCTGGAGCTGCAGGCCACCCGAAGGAAGCTGCAGCAGACGCGCTGTAGTTTGTGCAAAATCGGCGAGaagtcgcaggaaatcggCGAACTGCTGACGACCAACACCGACTCGGTGGCGGACGATCTGAAACTGGAGGCGAACTTTGCCGAAATGCAGAACCGACTGGACACGACGGGTGGCCTCAAGTTGGATCACTTTTTTGACAGCGACGTCGACCAGCAGATGAAGCTGTTCCTGGAGCGAAACCGGGTGGAACAAAACCTCGGCCTGGCGGATCTGAACGAAATGGGGCCCAGCGAGCAGAGACATCGGCGGGAGTTGGATGAAGATCTGGCGATGTTGAAGTTCGACACACTCTTTCCACAGTCCCAAAGACAGTACGACGATGCCGAACGCAGAGACGAGTAG
- the LOC131287983 gene encoding cytochrome c oxidase assembly protein COX11, mitochondrial, translating to MLTNSFRTAWALPIQSILSKVRQRPSMPVRCLHGKGVDSGRNFRIKTTVYYVAAAGVLTVGLSYAAVPLYRMFCQAYSYGGTTSQGHDADKVESMKKIKDRVLKIKFNADIGASMRWNFKPQQTEIKVVPGETALAFYSAKNPTDHPVIGISTYNVIPFEAGAYFNKIQCFCFEEQQLNPHEEVDLPVFFYIDPEFIEDPKMELVDSITLSYTFFESKDGMNIQMPVYAQKHG from the exons ATGCTTACAAACTCGTTTCGAACTGCTTGGGCACTGCCCATTCAATCTATATTGTCGAAAGTCCGGCAACGACCATCGATGCCGGTACGATGTTTGCATGGCAAAGGAGTGGATTCTGGTCGAAATTTCCGAATTAAAACAACCGTGTACTATGTGGCAGCGGCCGGTGTCTTAACAGTTGGGTTAAGTTACGCCGCCGTTCCACTCTACCGAATGTTCTGCCAAGCTTACAGCTACGGCGGAACCACTAGTCAGGGACACGATGCCGACAAGGTGGAAAgtatgaagaagattaaggaTCGAGTGCTGAAGATTAAATTCAACGCAGATATTGGAGCATCGATGCGGTGGAACTTCAAGCCACagcaaacagaaataaaa GTTGTTCCTGGTGAGACTGCACTGGCATTCTATTCTGCGAAGAACCCTACGGACCACCCCGTTATCGGTATTAGCACATACAATGTGATCCCGTTTGAAGCAGGGgcatatttcaacaaaatccaatgcttttgttttgaagaacAGCAGCTCAATCCGCACGAAGAAGTCGATTTACCCGTATTCTTCTACATTGATCCCGAATTTATTGAGGATCCCAAGATGGAACTGGTAGATTCCATAACGTTATCGTATACCTTCTTCGAATCGAAGGATGGAATGAACATACAGATGCCCGTGTATGCGCAAAAACATGGATAA
- the LOC131289668 gene encoding frizzled-2 → MRVSAMYVLAGLLLLVAAGGRWEVEGSYHSGVSPMPHVPAVPKDPNSRCEEITIPMCRGIGYNLTSFPNEMNHETQEEAGLEVHQFWPLVEIKCSPDLKFFLCSMYTPICIEDYHKPLPVCRSVCERARSGCAPIMQQYSFNWPERMACESLPVSGDSDNLCMEMPSEEEHGGGDRGAGGSSSGGGGSSGGSGHSSKPTRKSHSGGGGGGGGQGGGSGGQQNNKCKGKNSKNCQNPPGERTKECMCRCREPLVALGRESSTTTLLHHHGSLSANQSVERVGDVQNCAIPCRGAFFTQEEKDFAGIWIALWSGLCGISTLMTLTTFLIDTERFKYPERPIVFLSACYFIVSCGYLTRIFLGHDEIACDGKSIKYPSTGQSSCTMIFIMVYFFGMASSIWWVILSFTWFLAAGLKWGNEAISKHSQYFHLAAWLIPTVQTVSVLLRPAVDGDPVAGICYVGNTSVEHLKNFVLAPLFMYLVVGTTFLMAGFVSLFRIRSVIKQQGGIGAGSKADKLEKLMIRIGIFSVLYTVPATIVIGCHLYEASYFEDWMTGLTCPCKVAPGLRQKPLYSVLMLKYFMALAVGITSGVWIWSGKTVDSWRRLWRRLFGSPDPTGAGQVLIKPRPPLPQPYATSGIGVPGSAAASLLATPYTQTVGSVASTSHHHLHHHVLKQAPLSHV, encoded by the coding sequence ATGAGAGTCTCAGCAATGTACGTGCTTGCAgggctgttgttgctggtagCAGCCGGTGGACGGTGGGAAGTGGAAGGTAGCTACCACTCGGGCGTCAGCCCGATGCCACACGTACCTGCCGTGCCGAAGGACCCGAACTCGCGATGCGAAGAAATCACCATCCCGATGTGCCGCGGGATCGGCTACAATTTGACCTCGTTCCCGAACGAGATGAATCACGAAACGCAGGAGGAAGCCGGCCTGGAGGTGCACCAGTTTTGGCCGCTAGTCGAGATCAAGTGTTCGCCCGATCTAAAGTTTTTCCTCTGCTCGATGTATACACCGATCTGCATCGAGGACTACCACAAACCGCTCCCGGTGTGCCGGAGCGTATGCGAACGGGCGCGGTCCGGCTGTGCGCCAATCATGCAGCAGTACAGCTTCAACTGGCCGGAGCGTATGGCGTGCGAGAGTTTGCCCGTGTCGGGCGACAGCGATAACCTGTGCATGGAGATGCCGAGCGAGGAAGAGCACGGTGGTGGTGATCGAGGTGCCGGCGGTTCGTCATCGGGTGGGGGAGGTAGTAGCGGTGGCTCGGGACATTCGAGCAAACCGACTAGGAAGTCACActccggtggcggtggcggcggcggtggacaAGGCGGTGGCAGCGGAGGCCAGCAGAACAACAAATGCAAAGGCAAGAATTCAAAAAACTGCCAAAATCCCCCCGGGGAAAGAACAAAAGAGTGCATGTGCCGGTGCCGGGAGCCACTGGTAGCCCTGGGGAGGGAAAGCAGCACCACAACGCTACTGCACCATCACGGCAGCCTAAGCGCCAACCAAAGTGTCGAAAGGGTCGGCGACGTGCAAAACTGCGCGATCCCGTGTCGGGGGGCGTTCTTCACGCAGGAGGAAAAGGACTTCGCCGGGATCTGGATAGCGCTGTGGTCCGGCCTCTGCGGCATAAGCACGCTAATGACACTGACCACGTTCCTCATCGACACCGAAAGGTTCAAGTACCCTGAGCGGCCGATCGTGTTCCTGTCCGCGTGCTACTTCATCGTGTCGTGCGGCTACCTGACGCGCATCTTCCTCGGCCACGACGAGATTGCGTGCGACGGCAAGTCGATCAAGTACCCGTCGACTGGCCAGAGCTCCTGCACGATGATCTTCATCATGGTGTACTTCTTCGGCATGGCGTCGTCGATCTGGTGGGTAATCCTGTCGTTCACCTGGTTCCTTGCCGCCGGCCTAAAGTGGGGTAATGAAGCGATCTCGAAGCATTCGCAGTACTTCCATCTGGCCGCGTGGCTTATCCCGACCGTTCAAACCGTCTCGGTGCTGCTACGACCCGCCGTCGACGGTGATCCGGTCGCTGGTATTTGCTACGTGGGCAATACCTCCGTCGAGCATCTGAAGAACTTTGTGCTCGCCCCGTTGTTCATGTACTTGGTCGTCGGAACCACGTTCCTGATGGCCGGCTTCGTGTCACTGTTCCGCATCCGTTCGGTCATCAAGCAGCAGGGTGGAATCGGTGCCGGCTCGAAGGCGGATAAACTCGAAAAGCTAATGATCCGGATAGGCATCTTCAGCGTTCTGTACACCGTGCCGGCCACGATCGTTATCGGGTGCCATTTGTACGAGGCATCATACTTCGAGGACTGGATGACCGGCCTGACCTGCCCGTGCAAGGTTGCACCGGGGTTGCGACAAAAGCCGCTCTACTCGGTGCTGATGCTGAAGTACTTCATGGCACTGGCCGTCGGCATCACGTCCGGTGTGTGGATCTGGTCCGGCAAAACGGTCGACTCCTGGCGACGACTCTGGAGAAGGCTGTTCGGCTCGCCGGACCCGACCGGTGCCGGTCAGGTGCTGATAAAACCACGCCCACCACTCCCGCAACCGTACGCAACGTCTGGCATTGGCGTACCGGGGTCAGCAGCGGCCTCCCTGCTTGCCACCCCCTACACTCAGACCGTCGGCAGCGTGGCCTCAACGAGTCACCACCATCTGCACCATCACGTCCTCAAGCAGGCCCCTCTTAGCCACGTATGA